In Janthinobacterium sp. 67, a genomic segment contains:
- the cydX gene encoding cytochrome bd-I oxidase subunit CydX has protein sequence MWYFAWILGLPLAATFAVLNAMWYEIADGDTTPEQYRDTPN, from the coding sequence ATGTGGTATTTCGCCTGGATACTGGGTCTGCCGCTGGCGGCGACCTTCGCCGTGCTCAATGCGATGTGGTATGAAATCGCCGATGGCGACACGACGCCCGAGCAGTACCGCGACACGCCGAACTAG
- a CDS encoding DUF1294 domain-containing protein, producing the protein MPYLVILFFVVLYLLATFFFHIPVVVALAYGVLSLGCFVAYAIDKSAAKEGRWRTSERTLLLLGLLCGWPGAVLAQQWLRHKSSKRSFRVLFWITVAINIGAFVYFSMHYAAPDIGTEVAPIEL; encoded by the coding sequence ATGCCCTACCTTGTCATCCTGTTCTTTGTCGTTCTGTATTTGCTGGCCACGTTCTTTTTCCACATCCCCGTCGTTGTCGCCCTCGCGTATGGCGTGCTGAGCCTGGGCTGCTTCGTTGCCTATGCGATCGACAAGTCGGCCGCCAAGGAAGGCCGCTGGCGCACGTCGGAACGCACCTTGCTGCTGCTGGGATTGTTGTGCGGCTGGCCCGGCGCCGTGCTGGCCCAGCAATGGCTGCGCCACAAGTCCAGCAAGCGCTCGTTCCGCGTGCTGTTCTGGATCACGGTCGCCATCAATATCGGCGCTTTCGTGTATTTCAGCATGCATTACGCGGCGCCCGATATCGGCACCGAGGTGGCGCCCATCGAGCTGTAA
- a CDS encoding cytochrome ubiquinol oxidase subunit I produces MDFDIVALSRLQFALTALYHFIFVPLTIGLSVLLAIMETVYVMTNRPIWRDMTKFWGVLFGINFAMGVATGVVMEFQFGMNWSYYSHYVGDIFGAPLAIEGLMAFFLEATFVGLFFFGWDKLSKRGHLVTTWLVAIGSNFSALWILIANGWMQNPVGAAFNPQTMRMEVTDFGAVLTNPVAQAKFVHTVSAGYTAAAIFVLGISAWYLLKGRHVQLAKRSMTVAASFGLAATLSVVVLGDESGYLSSEHQKMKLAAIEAMWTTEPAPAAFTAIGFPDAKARETHYAVHIPMVMGLIGTRSLTTEIPGIEQLVDRGELLIQDGIKAYDALQTIRSVAPGSPVPQDAKDMFESKGQSMGYALLLKRYVDDPRQATPEQIRKAALDTVPPVGPLFWSFRVMVGLGMFFILLTGTFFVLSTRRTLDKHRWLLKLAVFAIPLPWVAIEAGWIVAEVGRQPWVIEGVLPTAVAVSNLGASTLLITIAGFAAIYTVLLIIEMKLMLKAIRKGPQETAPAPVPAAAAIHTQRA; encoded by the coding sequence ATGGACTTCGATATTGTCGCTTTATCCAGACTGCAGTTCGCGCTGACAGCTCTGTACCACTTTATATTCGTTCCGCTGACGATAGGCCTGTCAGTGCTGCTCGCCATCATGGAGACGGTCTACGTGATGACGAACCGTCCCATCTGGCGCGACATGACCAAGTTCTGGGGTGTCTTGTTCGGCATCAACTTCGCCATGGGCGTGGCGACGGGTGTCGTCATGGAATTCCAGTTCGGCATGAACTGGAGCTATTACAGCCATTACGTGGGCGACATTTTCGGCGCGCCGCTGGCCATCGAAGGCTTGATGGCCTTCTTCCTGGAAGCGACCTTCGTCGGCCTGTTCTTCTTCGGCTGGGACAAGCTGTCAAAGCGGGGCCATCTGGTCACGACCTGGCTGGTGGCCATCGGCTCGAACTTCTCGGCGTTGTGGATCCTGATCGCCAACGGCTGGATGCAAAATCCCGTCGGCGCGGCCTTCAATCCGCAGACCATGCGCATGGAAGTGACGGATTTCGGCGCCGTGCTGACGAACCCGGTGGCGCAGGCGAAATTCGTGCACACGGTGTCGGCCGGTTACACGGCGGCGGCCATCTTCGTGCTCGGTATTTCCGCCTGGTATCTGCTGAAGGGCCGCCACGTACAGCTGGCCAAGCGTTCGATGACGGTGGCCGCCTCGTTCGGTCTGGCCGCCACCTTGTCGGTGGTGGTGCTCGGTGATGAAAGCGGCTACCTGTCGTCGGAACATCAAAAGATGAAACTGGCCGCGATTGAGGCCATGTGGACGACGGAGCCGGCCCCGGCCGCCTTCACGGCCATCGGTTTTCCCGACGCCAAAGCGCGCGAGACGCATTACGCCGTGCACATCCCGATGGTGATGGGCTTGATCGGCACGCGTTCGCTGACGACGGAAATCCCCGGCATTGAGCAGCTGGTCGACCGTGGCGAGCTGCTGATCCAGGACGGCATCAAGGCGTATGACGCGCTGCAAACCATCCGCAGCGTGGCGCCGGGCAGCCCCGTGCCGCAGGACGCGAAGGATATGTTCGAATCGAAAGGCCAGTCCATGGGCTATGCCTTGCTGCTCAAGCGCTATGTCGACGATCCGCGCCAGGCCACGCCCGAGCAGATCCGCAAGGCCGCGCTCGATACCGTGCCGCCCGTGGGGCCGTTGTTCTGGTCTTTCCGCGTGATGGTGGGCCTGGGCATGTTCTTTATCCTGTTGACCGGCACCTTCTTCGTGCTGTCGACGCGCCGCACGCTGGACAAGCACCGCTGGCTGCTGAAGCTGGCCGTGTTCGCCATCCCGCTGCCGTGGGTGGCCATCGAGGCGGGCTGGATCGTGGCCGAAGTGGGCCGCCAGCCGTGGGTCATCGAAGGCGTGCTGCCGACGGCCGTGGCCGTCTCTAACCTGGGCGCTTCGACCCTGTTGATCACCATTGCCGGCTTTGCCGCCATCTACACCGTGCTGTTGATTATTGAAATGAAGCTCATGCTCAAGGCCATCCGCAAGGGGCCGCAAGAGACGGCGCCGGCCCCCGTGCCAGCGGCCGCAGCCATTCATACTCAACGCGCCTGA
- a CDS encoding methylated-DNA--[protein]-cysteine S-methyltransferase, with the protein MEYDCIVVPSPVGELTLVARGEALTAILWENDKPNRVRLGAMRVDDGCAVLQETARQLREYFAGTRQRFEVPLDFAGTPFQQEVWRALLTIPYGQTRSYGEIARQIGRPAAVRAVGAANGKNPISIIAPCHRVIGATGELTGFAGGLHAKETLLALEGISLSSDREALKTGHARRRAVHVDTAQGCLF; encoded by the coding sequence ATGGAATACGACTGCATCGTGGTGCCCTCGCCCGTGGGCGAGCTGACCCTGGTGGCGCGCGGGGAAGCCCTGACCGCCATCCTGTGGGAAAACGACAAGCCGAACCGGGTGCGCCTGGGCGCCATGCGCGTCGATGACGGTTGCGCCGTGCTGCAGGAAACGGCGCGCCAGCTGCGCGAGTATTTCGCCGGCACGCGCCAGCGTTTTGAGGTGCCGCTCGACTTTGCCGGCACGCCATTCCAGCAGGAAGTGTGGCGCGCGCTGCTGACGATACCGTACGGCCAGACGCGCAGCTATGGCGAGATCGCGCGCCAGATCGGCCGCCCCGCCGCCGTGCGCGCCGTGGGCGCCGCCAACGGCAAGAATCCCATCTCCATCATCGCCCCCTGCCACCGGGTCATCGGCGCCACGGGCGAACTGACGGGCTTTGCGGGCGGCCTGCATGCGAAGGAAACCTTGTTGGCGCTGGAAGGCATTTCCCTGTCCAGCGACCGCGAAGCGCTGAAGACGGGCCATGCCCGGCGCCGCGCCGTGCACGTCGATACGGCGCAAGGCTGTCTGTTTTAG
- the cydD gene encoding thiol reductant ABC exporter subunit CydD: MPTTPLSLPRFILPRAASLAQGGAALLWLPQAALLAWAVQAMLDGAGWRAALAPAAGVLLLGVLRAVCEAWGARRMYAAARAHLSTLRAQVAQALARRSPLDRQRAQSGQAASVIAEQAEAIVPYLVRYKPARWKVMLVPFVILAVVTPLSWIAALILLIAAPLIPVFMALVGMGAQAASRAQMVEMGSMNAFLLDRLRGLATLRALGAVDATAERLDASSQSVRRRTMVVLRIAFLSSAVLELFSALGVAMVAAFIGFSLLGSINFGTWGRELTLGQGMFILLLAPAFFEPLRELAAVWHDKAAGEAGLASLHDLAADGVPLPGAGVEVAAVSTAAMAVAAPAVDLQQLRFAHPGEAPVFDGFDLAVRAGEHVALLGASGAGKTTLLSLLAGLLPASGGEIRIGGVRLTNSTVNTLRQRMAWMGQRPHVFAASVSQNVTLGRVGASAAHVTQALHLADLAAVAQAQPAVMLSDGGQGLSGGEAVRLALARVAMHPHADLLLVDEPTAHLDSETAARVTDALLALAQGKTMIVATHDPVLAGRLQRTVQVDAHAQVQELRA, from the coding sequence ATGCCGACCACGCCCTTGTCTCTGCCCCGCTTTATTCTTCCCCGTGCCGCCAGCCTGGCGCAAGGCGGTGCCGCCTTGCTGTGGCTGCCGCAAGCGGCTTTGCTGGCCTGGGCCGTGCAAGCCATGCTCGATGGCGCCGGCTGGCGCGCCGCGCTGGCGCCGGCCGCCGGCGTGCTGCTGCTGGGCGTGCTGCGCGCCGTCTGCGAAGCGTGGGGCGCGCGGCGCATGTATGCGGCGGCGCGCGCGCACCTGTCCACCTTGCGCGCGCAAGTGGCGCAAGCGCTGGCGCGCCGTTCGCCGCTGGACCGCCAGCGCGCCCAGTCGGGCCAGGCGGCCAGCGTCATCGCCGAACAGGCCGAAGCCATCGTGCCGTATCTGGTGCGCTACAAGCCCGCGCGCTGGAAGGTGATGCTCGTGCCGTTCGTGATCCTCGCCGTGGTGACGCCGCTGTCGTGGATCGCCGCGCTGATCCTGCTGATCGCCGCGCCCCTGATTCCTGTCTTCATGGCCCTGGTGGGCATGGGCGCGCAAGCGGCCAGCCGCGCGCAGATGGTGGAAATGGGCAGCATGAACGCCTTTCTGCTGGACCGCCTGCGCGGCCTGGCCACCTTGCGCGCGCTGGGCGCCGTCGACGCCACGGCCGAACGGCTGGACGCCTCCTCGCAATCCGTGCGCCGGCGCACGATGGTGGTGCTGCGCATCGCTTTTTTGTCGTCCGCCGTACTGGAATTGTTTTCCGCGCTCGGTGTCGCCATGGTGGCCGCCTTCATCGGTTTCTCCTTGCTGGGCAGCATCAATTTCGGCACCTGGGGCCGGGAACTGACCTTGGGGCAGGGCATGTTCATCCTGCTGCTGGCGCCCGCCTTCTTCGAGCCGCTGCGCGAACTGGCCGCCGTCTGGCACGACAAGGCGGCCGGCGAAGCGGGTCTGGCCAGCTTGCACGACCTGGCGGCCGATGGCGTGCCCCTGCCTGGCGCTGGCGTGGAAGTGGCGGCCGTCTCGACCGCCGCCATGGCCGTGGCGGCGCCCGCCGTGGACCTCCAGCAATTGCGCTTTGCCCATCCGGGCGAAGCGCCCGTGTTCGACGGCTTCGACCTGGCCGTGCGCGCGGGCGAACACGTGGCCCTGCTGGGTGCCAGCGGCGCGGGCAAGACCACCTTGCTGTCCCTGCTGGCCGGCCTGCTGCCCGCCAGCGGCGGCGAGATCCGCATCGGCGGCGTGCGCCTGACCAACAGCACCGTCAATACCTTGCGCCAGCGCATGGCGTGGATGGGCCAGCGCCCCCACGTGTTTGCCGCGTCCGTCAGCCAGAACGTGACCCTGGGCCGCGTGGGCGCCAGTGCCGCGCACGTGACGCAGGCGCTGCACCTGGCCGACCTGGCTGCCGTGGCGCAGGCGCAGCCGGCCGTCATGCTCAGCGATGGCGGTCAGGGCTTGTCCGGCGGCGAAGCCGTGCGCCTGGCCCTGGCCCGCGTGGCCATGCATCCGCATGCGGATTTGCTGCTCGTCGATGAACCGACGGCCCACCTGGATAGCGAAACGGCGGCGCGTGTGACGGACGCCCTGCTGGCACTGGCGCAAGGCAAGACGATGATCGTCGCCACGCACGACCCCGTGCTGGCTGGCCGCCTGCAGCGCACGGTGCAGGTCGATGCGCATGCCCAAGTGCAGGAGTTGCGCGCATGA
- a CDS encoding nucleotidyltransferase domain-containing protein — protein sequence MTTIPTYDAIRAIALRLVHEHYPSAVAAIIGGSFATGRQTATSDIDLLLLFDHVDCAWRDTLVAEGRTVELFGHDMATFTYFCKEMDAPGGKVPLAMMVVEGENILAAGDACARLHALAHAIVEAGPPVLDAENLQRRRYAITTALEDLVDSTHPGEALAVACQLYEALADLRLRAAGEWSGGGKHLFRRLQAFDAAIAVQLDGALRLVASDLPAGQRTFEQVAAAVLAPVGGPLLDGFTLPAPAHWRSDLG from the coding sequence TTGACGACGATCCCTACTTATGACGCCATCCGCGCGATTGCCCTGCGGCTGGTGCACGAGCACTATCCCTCGGCCGTGGCGGCCATCATCGGCGGCTCGTTCGCCACGGGCCGGCAAACGGCCACTTCCGATATCGACTTGCTGCTGCTGTTCGACCACGTCGACTGCGCGTGGCGCGACACCCTCGTCGCCGAGGGGCGCACGGTGGAGCTGTTCGGGCACGACATGGCCACGTTCACATATTTTTGCAAGGAAATGGATGCGCCCGGCGGCAAGGTGCCGCTGGCGATGATGGTGGTGGAAGGGGAAAACATCCTCGCCGCCGGCGATGCCTGCGCGCGGCTGCATGCGCTGGCGCACGCCATCGTCGAGGCCGGTCCGCCCGTGCTCGACGCGGAAAACCTGCAGCGGCGCCGCTACGCCATCACCACGGCGCTGGAAGACCTGGTCGACAGCACGCACCCGGGCGAGGCGCTGGCCGTCGCTTGCCAGCTGTACGAAGCGCTGGCCGACCTGCGCTTGCGCGCGGCCGGCGAATGGAGCGGCGGCGGCAAGCACCTGTTCCGGCGCCTGCAGGCATTCGACGCCGCCATCGCCGTCCAGCTAGACGGCGCGCTGCGCCTCGTCGCCAGCGACTTGCCGGCCGGCCAGCGCACCTTCGAGCAGGTCGCCGCCGCCGTGCTGGCGCCGGTCGGCGGTCCCTTGCTCGATGGTTTTACCTTGCCGGCGCCTGCGCACTGGCGCAGCGACCTAGGATGA
- a CDS encoding amino acid ABC transporter ATP-binding/permease protein — MKTSLISNPVLRQLLLAQPCKLIGGALLAALTAVAGMALLGLSGWFITATSIAGLHASTAIVFDVFGPSAGIRLLAIGRTGSRYAERLVTHDATFAALASIRVRLFRGWSRPQAASRLLRQPAKLLFRLTADIDALESLYLRLLVPAFTALCAALLAGVALGAMQWQLGLGLAVWLLAAGGGIGWIVALRARRPSIVRSRAIEKLRSGAIDLVAGQTDLVMAGRIDAQCAALGQIDRSLAQADFALLRLETAAGAAYGVAGSATLAGVLLAVAALVEQQTMSLPLAALALLIALTAVEPFAGLRRGTLEAGRMLLAMRRLAPRLEVEEIAAPPADCVPGLRLDHVSAAHAGSHAAILHDISLHIAHGERVALIGPSGAGKSTLLAITARELAPLSGKVAAPRACLFMQKTELFQDSLRDNLRLADPSASDAQLWAALQSAGLDDEVRAFAGGLDTMLGEGGLGLSGGQARRLALARLFLHESTLWLLDEATEALNAQTAIDVLRRLRARSEGRTLLIATHLRREAALADRLVSLRDGRIVGDARRGTPAFDTAMAGLRGD; from the coding sequence ATGAAAACTTCACTCATATCGAACCCCGTCTTGCGGCAATTGCTGCTGGCCCAGCCCTGCAAGCTGATCGGCGGCGCCTTGCTGGCGGCGCTGACGGCGGTGGCCGGCATGGCATTGCTGGGCTTGTCCGGCTGGTTTATCACGGCCACCTCGATTGCCGGCCTGCACGCCTCCACCGCCATTGTCTTTGACGTGTTCGGCCCGTCGGCCGGCATCCGCCTGCTGGCCATCGGCCGCACGGGCTCGCGCTATGCGGAGCGGCTCGTCACGCACGACGCCACGTTTGCCGCGCTGGCCAGCATCCGCGTGCGGCTGTTCCGCGGCTGGTCGCGCCCGCAAGCGGCGAGCCGCCTGCTGCGCCAGCCGGCCAAGCTGCTGTTCCGCCTGACGGCCGATATCGACGCGCTCGAATCGCTGTACTTGCGCCTGCTCGTGCCCGCCTTCACGGCCCTGTGCGCGGCCTTGCTGGCCGGTGTGGCGCTGGGCGCGATGCAGTGGCAGCTGGGCCTGGGTCTGGCCGTGTGGCTGCTGGCCGCCGGCGGCGGCATCGGCTGGATCGTCGCGCTACGCGCCCGCCGTCCCTCCATCGTGCGTTCGCGCGCCATCGAAAAATTGCGTTCCGGCGCCATCGACCTGGTGGCCGGCCAGACGGATCTCGTGATGGCAGGCCGCATCGACGCCCAATGCGCGGCGCTGGGGCAGATCGACCGTTCGCTGGCGCAAGCCGATTTTGCCCTGCTGCGCCTGGAAACGGCGGCCGGCGCCGCGTATGGCGTGGCCGGCAGCGCGACCCTGGCTGGCGTGCTGCTGGCCGTGGCCGCGCTGGTGGAACAGCAGACGATGAGTTTGCCGCTGGCGGCCCTGGCTTTGCTGATCGCCCTGACGGCCGTGGAACCGTTTGCGGGACTGCGCCGCGGCACCCTGGAAGCGGGACGCATGCTGCTGGCCATGCGCCGGCTGGCGCCGCGCCTGGAGGTTGAAGAGATCGCCGCGCCGCCGGCTGACTGCGTACCGGGCTTGCGCCTGGACCACGTCAGCGCCGCCCATGCGGGCAGCCATGCCGCCATCTTGCATGATATTTCCCTGCACATCGCGCATGGCGAGCGCGTGGCCTTGATCGGCCCCAGCGGCGCGGGCAAGTCGACCTTGCTGGCCATCACCGCGCGCGAACTGGCGCCCCTGTCGGGCAAGGTGGCCGCGCCGCGCGCCTGCCTGTTCATGCAGAAGACGGAATTGTTCCAGGACAGCTTGCGCGACAACCTGCGCCTGGCCGACCCGTCCGCCAGCGATGCGCAGCTGTGGGCGGCGCTGCAATCGGCCGGTCTGGATGACGAGGTGCGCGCGTTTGCGGGCGGCCTTGACACCATGCTGGGCGAGGGCGGCCTGGGCCTATCGGGCGGCCAGGCGCGGCGATTGGCGCTGGCGCGGCTGTTCCTGCATGAATCGACCTTGTGGCTGCTGGACGAAGCGACGGAAGCGCTCAATGCCCAGACGGCGATCGACGTCCTGCGGCGCCTGCGCGCGCGCAGCGAAGGACGTACCTTGCTGATTGCAACCCACTTGCGGCGCGAAGCGGCGCTGGCTGACAGGCTGGTCAGCCTGCGCGATGGCCGTATCGTGGGCGACGCGCGCCGTGGCACACCGGCCTTCGACACGGCCATGGCGGGATTGCGCGGAGATTAA
- the cydB gene encoding cytochrome d ubiquinol oxidase subunit II translates to MILHEMISYETLRLIWWLLIGILLVGFAITDGFDLGTGILLPFAGKTDLERRVIINSIGPVWEGNQVWLILGGGAIFAAWPQLYAVSFSGFYLAMFVILVALIVRPVAFKFRSKREDPRWRARWDAALFVGGFVPALICGVAIGNVLQGVPFRFSPDMHIFYDGSFFALLNPFALLCGLVSVAMLVMHGATWLQVKTDGPVAERSRRYGSVAALATVVLYALAGVALWLWVDGYRVTSAVVVDGPSNPMLKTAQVHVGAWFLNFAAHPWTWIAPALGLLGPLLAFALLRARREVPALLASAAAIAGIILSVGAAMFPFILPSSIDPRASLTVWDSSSSHMTLFIMLVVTAVFIPLIVAYTTWVYKVLWGKVDGKAIEDDSGHAY, encoded by the coding sequence ATGATTTTGCATGAAATGATTTCGTATGAAACCCTGCGCCTGATCTGGTGGCTGCTGATCGGCATCCTGCTGGTGGGCTTTGCCATCACGGACGGCTTCGACCTGGGCACGGGCATCCTGCTGCCGTTCGCCGGAAAGACGGACCTCGAGCGCCGCGTCATCATCAACAGCATCGGCCCCGTGTGGGAAGGCAACCAGGTATGGCTGATCCTCGGCGGCGGCGCCATCTTTGCCGCCTGGCCGCAGTTGTACGCCGTCTCGTTCTCGGGCTTTTATTTGGCCATGTTTGTCATCCTCGTGGCGCTGATCGTGCGTCCCGTGGCGTTCAAGTTCCGCAGCAAGCGCGAAGACCCGCGCTGGCGCGCCCGCTGGGATGCGGCACTGTTCGTGGGCGGCTTCGTGCCGGCCCTGATCTGCGGCGTGGCGATCGGCAACGTGCTGCAAGGCGTGCCGTTCCGTTTCTCGCCGGACATGCATATCTTCTATGACGGCAGTTTCTTTGCGCTGCTCAATCCGTTCGCCCTGCTGTGCGGCCTCGTCTCGGTGGCCATGCTGGTGATGCACGGCGCCACCTGGCTGCAAGTGAAAACGGACGGCCCCGTGGCTGAACGCTCGCGCCGCTACGGCAGCGTGGCGGCGCTCGCCACCGTCGTGCTGTATGCGCTGGCCGGCGTGGCCCTGTGGCTGTGGGTCGATGGCTACCGCGTCACCAGCGCCGTCGTCGTCGACGGTCCGTCGAACCCCATGCTGAAAACGGCGCAGGTACACGTGGGCGCCTGGTTCCTTAACTTTGCAGCCCATCCGTGGACCTGGATCGCCCCTGCGCTGGGTTTACTTGGCCCCTTGCTGGCGTTTGCCTTGCTGCGCGCGCGCCGCGAAGTGCCTGCCTTGCTGGCCAGCGCGGCGGCCATCGCCGGCATCATCCTCAGCGTGGGCGCGGCCATGTTCCCGTTCATCCTGCCATCGTCGATCGACCCGCGCGCCAGCCTGACGGTGTGGGATTCCTCGTCCAGCCACATGACCCTGTTCATCATGCTGGTCGTCACGGCCGTATTCATTCCCCTCATCGTGGCGTACACGACGTGGGTATATAAAGTGCTGTGGGGTAAGGTCGACGGCAAAGCCATCGAAGACGACAGCGGTCACGCCTACTAA
- a CDS encoding TonB-dependent siderophore receptor gives MQSPTVLTSSRRPALRPLPRLLHIALLGLAAGVALPAQAADAAAADVTMPAVTVLGQSTATTEGTQSYTAGEARSATRMELTLRETPQSVSVITRQLLDDLGAVRLDQALAQTTGIQVGQNDTERTRFYARGFGINNLQIDGMERGGNAPLQDTILYDRIEVVRGATGLMGGKGDPSATINMIRKRPTKTFQASAGLIMGRWDDQRFEADLSTPLNAEGSVRARTALAWQKRDSYLDMYHERKTVGMVIVEADLRPGTLLTAGVDFQDNKPTGATWGAVPYWNADGSLANLPRNTSLTTPWSTWANKQHTLFTSLDQRLPGNWNMHLGYARTESTNRTTVAYAGGGHPDPATGKGMLLWTGAYGPGKTTNDNFDLYASGPFTLLGRKHTAIVGWNGGNQRARSLGGEADIDYPAFVPDYRSWTGNIPRPVFHPDGSHTEAVTRLAGGYVATRLSLADPLHVIIGARTSTYRTDTRNYDTRGVHTDNSDFAETRNEVTPYVGAVFDINKQYSAYASFTQLFNPQSSKDRNNQFLAPETGDNAELGIKGEFYEGKLNASAALFHTKKKNLAELDRTVPPGFLLPDGGQAMVANGAGVTAKGVEFDVSGQITPAWEASGGYTYLHAAEADGRRAATTQPRHLLRLATSYRFDGKLAGLRAGASMTAQSATYSESWYGRPPSNKITNIPQAGYALFNAMASYALNRHASVQLNVNNLLDKKYYRNVGFFDGVFWGEPRNISLSVRTAF, from the coding sequence ATGCAATCACCGACAGTCCTTACTTCTTCGCGCCGGCCCGCCTTGCGCCCCCTCCCCCGTTTATTACACATCGCCCTGCTCGGCCTTGCCGCTGGCGTCGCCTTGCCGGCACAGGCAGCCGACGCCGCCGCGGCCGACGTCACCATGCCGGCCGTCACCGTGCTGGGCCAGTCGACGGCGACCACGGAAGGCACGCAATCGTACACGGCGGGCGAAGCGCGCAGCGCCACGCGCATGGAGCTGACCTTGCGCGAAACGCCGCAATCGGTCAGCGTCATCACGCGCCAACTGCTCGATGACTTGGGGGCCGTACGGCTGGACCAGGCGCTGGCGCAGACGACGGGCATCCAGGTGGGCCAGAACGACACGGAACGCACGCGGTTTTATGCGCGCGGCTTCGGCATCAACAATCTCCAGATCGACGGCATGGAGCGCGGCGGCAATGCGCCGCTGCAAGACACGATTTTGTACGACCGCATCGAAGTCGTGCGCGGCGCCACGGGCTTGATGGGCGGCAAGGGCGACCCGTCGGCCACCATCAACATGATACGCAAGCGGCCGACGAAAACCTTCCAGGCCAGCGCCGGCCTGATCATGGGCCGCTGGGATGACCAGCGCTTCGAAGCCGACCTGTCCACGCCGCTGAACGCGGAGGGCAGCGTGCGCGCCCGCACGGCCCTGGCCTGGCAAAAACGCGATTCCTACCTGGACATGTATCACGAACGCAAGACGGTCGGCATGGTCATCGTCGAAGCGGACTTGCGTCCCGGCACCCTGCTGACGGCAGGTGTCGACTTCCAGGACAACAAGCCCACGGGCGCCACCTGGGGCGCCGTGCCCTACTGGAACGCGGACGGCAGCCTGGCCAACTTGCCGCGCAATACCAGCCTCACGACGCCATGGAGTACCTGGGCCAACAAGCAGCACACGCTGTTCACCTCGCTGGACCAGCGCCTGCCCGGCAACTGGAATATGCATCTCGGTTATGCCCGTACGGAAAGCACGAACCGCACCACGGTCGCCTATGCGGGTGGCGGCCATCCCGACCCGGCCACGGGCAAAGGCATGCTGCTGTGGACGGGCGCCTATGGCCCGGGCAAGACCACCAACGACAATTTCGACCTGTACGCCAGCGGCCCGTTCACCTTGCTGGGGCGCAAGCATACGGCCATCGTCGGCTGGAACGGCGGCAACCAGCGCGCCCGCTCGCTCGGCGGCGAGGCGGACATCGATTACCCGGCCTTCGTTCCCGATTACCGCAGCTGGACGGGCAACATTCCCCGCCCCGTTTTCCACCCGGACGGCTCGCACACGGAAGCCGTCACGCGCCTGGCGGGCGGCTATGTCGCCACGCGTTTGAGCCTGGCCGATCCGCTGCACGTGATCATCGGCGCGCGCACGAGCACTTACCGCACGGATACGCGCAACTACGATACACGGGGCGTGCACACGGACAATAGCGACTTTGCCGAGACGCGCAATGAAGTGACGCCCTATGTGGGCGCCGTGTTCGACATCAACAAGCAATATTCGGCCTATGCCAGCTTCACGCAGCTGTTCAACCCGCAATCGAGCAAGGACCGCAACAACCAGTTCCTGGCGCCGGAGACGGGCGACAATGCGGAGCTGGGCATCAAGGGTGAATTCTATGAAGGCAAGCTGAACGCATCGGCCGCCCTGTTCCACACGAAGAAAAAAAACCTGGCGGAACTCGACCGCACGGTACCGCCCGGCTTCTTGCTGCCCGATGGCGGCCAGGCCATGGTGGCCAATGGCGCCGGCGTGACGGCCAAGGGCGTCGAGTTCGACGTCTCCGGCCAGATCACGCCCGCCTGGGAAGCGAGCGGCGGCTATACCTATCTGCACGCGGCCGAGGCCGATGGCCGCCGCGCCGCCACCACGCAGCCGCGCCACTTGCTGCGCCTGGCCACCAGTTACCGTTTCGACGGCAAGCTGGCCGGCTTGCGGGCGGGCGCCAGCATGACGGCGCAAAGCGCCACCTATAGCGAGTCGTGGTACGGCCGCCCGCCATCGAACAAGATCACGAATATCCCGCAAGCGGGCTACGCGCTGTTCAACGCCATGGCCAGCTACGCGCTCAACCGCCACGCCAGCGTGCAGCTGAACGTGAATAACTTGCTCGATAAAAAGTACTACCGCAACGTGGGCTTCTTCGACGGCGTGTTCTGGGGCGAGCCGCGCAACATCAGCCTGAGCGTGCGCACGGCGTTTTAA